The following proteins are encoded in a genomic region of Penaeus chinensis breed Huanghai No. 1 chromosome 10, ASM1920278v2, whole genome shotgun sequence:
- the LOC125029758 gene encoding proline-rich receptor-like protein kinase PERK10 isoform X2, whose amino-acid sequence MATNIDELVKEAEETDFVLDTQDELLTLIETLRDFEKEAEKRLKDIKTTHCDKNETKEAKNEEGDEEESREAGLNGGDSAAELTLEQVRRELMSLESEGHEDGNKQSTKDTGVSIESNDKSNRQRPNVKFDMDAFNDELANLLAISGKAVEPQQAWRAIRRDAPKDVPTTPPSTPSHTDRPLPGQTQEPAPPSSQPMAPPSQAPPRSKLPPPKPPRTFLATSDYLKTQPMPLSKSTSDLEQPGTSSSPHTPRGEDLTASPMAGEDSDSDHRTKTNGKKENIFFPSLMGKKVKEKITTIGRKKPKRSKSLISDPMDFRILYNGMLPNHRDNDRDQQISATDPNDSPEEDPREDKIKA is encoded by the exons ATGGCAACCAACATCGACGAACTAGTTAAAGAGGCGGAGGAGACGGACTTCGTACTCGACACCCAGGACGAACTCCTCACACTGATAGAGACGCTCAGAGACTTCGAAAAAGAGGCTGAAAAAAGGCTGAAGGACATCAAAACGACGCATTGCGATAAAAATGAGACAAAGGAAGCCAAGaacgaggagggagatgaagaagaatccCGTGAAGCAGGTCTCAACGGCGGCGACAGTGCGGCAGAGTTGACGCTGGAGCAAGTGCGGCGGGAGTTGATGTCCCTGGAAAGCGAGGGACACGAAGATGGCAACAAACAGAGCACAAAAG ACACAGGAGTATCCATCGAAAGCAATGACAAAAGTAACCGTCAACGACCAAACGTTAAGTTCGACATGGATGCTTTCAACGACGAGCTCGCTAATCTCCTCGCTATA AGTGGCAAAGCTGTAGAACCTCAGCAGGCCTGGAGAGCCATAAGACGCGACGCGCCCAAAGACGTCCCCACCacgcccccttccaccccttcgcACACAGACCGCCCTCTCCCCGGCCAGACGCAAGAACCTGCGCCTCCTTCGTCCCAGCCGATGGCTCCTCCGTCTCAGGCACCTCCGAGGTCCAAGCTGCCACCTCCAAAGCCTCCGAGGACCTTCCTGGCCACCAGTGACTACCTGAAGACGCAGCCGATGCCGCTCTCCAAGTCTACGAGCGACTTGGAACAACCCGGGACGTCCTCCAGCCCTCATACCCCGAGAGGGGAAGACCTCACAGCATCGCCCATGGCCGGAGAGGACTCCGACTCCGACCACAGGACGAAGACcaacgggaaaaaggaaaatatttttttcccttcgctAATGggcaagaaagtgaaagaaaagattaCAACAATCGGACGAAAAAAGCCCAAAAGATCGAAGAGCCTTATAAGCGATCCTATGGACTTCAGGATCCTGTATAATGGGATGCTGCCTAATCatcgtgataatgatagagatcaaCAGATCAGTGCTACAGATCCTAATGACAGTCCCGAGGAAGATCCCCGAGAAGACAAAATTAAGGCgtaa
- the LOC125029758 gene encoding wiskott-Aldrich syndrome protein family member 2-like isoform X1 produces the protein MATNIDELVKEAEETDFVLDTQDELLTLIETLRDFEKEAEKRLKDIKTTHCDKNETKEAKNEEGDEEESREAGLNGGDSAAELTLEQVRRELMSLESEGHEDGNKQSTKERNVAVTTNQQNKENVSPKPKDTGVSIESNDKSNRQRPNVKFDMDAFNDELANLLAISGKAVEPQQAWRAIRRDAPKDVPTTPPSTPSHTDRPLPGQTQEPAPPSSQPMAPPSQAPPRSKLPPPKPPRTFLATSDYLKTQPMPLSKSTSDLEQPGTSSSPHTPRGEDLTASPMAGEDSDSDHRTKTNGKKENIFFPSLMGKKVKEKITTIGRKKPKRSKSLISDPMDFRILYNGMLPNHRDNDRDQQISATDPNDSPEEDPREDKIKA, from the exons ATGGCAACCAACATCGACGAACTAGTTAAAGAGGCGGAGGAGACGGACTTCGTACTCGACACCCAGGACGAACTCCTCACACTGATAGAGACGCTCAGAGACTTCGAAAAAGAGGCTGAAAAAAGGCTGAAGGACATCAAAACGACGCATTGCGATAAAAATGAGACAAAGGAAGCCAAGaacgaggagggagatgaagaagaatccCGTGAAGCAGGTCTCAACGGCGGCGACAGTGCGGCAGAGTTGACGCTGGAGCAAGTGCGGCGGGAGTTGATGTCCCTGGAAAGCGAGGGACACGAAGATGGCAACAAACAGAGCACAAAAG AAAGAAACGTTGCAGTCACgacaaatcaacaaaataaagagaACGTTTCCCCTAAGCCAAAGG ACACAGGAGTATCCATCGAAAGCAATGACAAAAGTAACCGTCAACGACCAAACGTTAAGTTCGACATGGATGCTTTCAACGACGAGCTCGCTAATCTCCTCGCTATA AGTGGCAAAGCTGTAGAACCTCAGCAGGCCTGGAGAGCCATAAGACGCGACGCGCCCAAAGACGTCCCCACCacgcccccttccaccccttcgcACACAGACCGCCCTCTCCCCGGCCAGACGCAAGAACCTGCGCCTCCTTCGTCCCAGCCGATGGCTCCTCCGTCTCAGGCACCTCCGAGGTCCAAGCTGCCACCTCCAAAGCCTCCGAGGACCTTCCTGGCCACCAGTGACTACCTGAAGACGCAGCCGATGCCGCTCTCCAAGTCTACGAGCGACTTGGAACAACCCGGGACGTCCTCCAGCCCTCATACCCCGAGAGGGGAAGACCTCACAGCATCGCCCATGGCCGGAGAGGACTCCGACTCCGACCACAGGACGAAGACcaacgggaaaaaggaaaatatttttttcccttcgctAATGggcaagaaagtgaaagaaaagattaCAACAATCGGACGAAAAAAGCCCAAAAGATCGAAGAGCCTTATAAGCGATCCTATGGACTTCAGGATCCTGTATAATGGGATGCTGCCTAATCatcgtgataatgatagagatcaaCAGATCAGTGCTACAGATCCTAATGACAGTCCCGAGGAAGATCCCCGAGAAGACAAAATTAAGGCgtaa